ACTCCCAGCTGGGCGAGGGCCTGCTGGAGTACGTCGGCCCGCTGGTGGAGACCCACGTGCAGGAGAAGTCCCTGTCCGTGGCCATGCGCGAGATCAACGAGGGGCTGCTGACCTCGGAGCCCATCGAGCAGTGAGCGACGTCCCCGCCCCCGGCTCCCGGGCGCCCCGCGTGGTCCTGGGGGTCGCGGGCGGGATCGCCGCCTACAAGGCGGCGCTGCTCCTGCGGGAGCTGAGCGAGAGCGGGCACGACGTCACCGTCGTGCCCACCGCCGCCTCCGAGCGCTTCGTGGGCCGCGCCACGTGGGAGGCGCTGTCCGGCAAGCCGGTCGCC
This genomic window from Kineococcus mangrovi contains:
- the rpoZ gene encoding DNA-directed RNA polymerase subunit omega, which codes for MAGTVAAPEGITNPPIDDLLTVADSKYALVIYAAKRARQINAYYSQLGEGLLEYVGPLVETHVQEKSLSVAMREINEGLLTSEPIEQ